In the Nicotiana tabacum cultivar K326 chromosome 16, ASM71507v2, whole genome shotgun sequence genome, one interval contains:
- the LOC107810799 gene encoding putative lysine-specific demethylase JMJ16, whose amino-acid sequence MGTELVRHCVKEEDMDISSIPPGFESLAPFTLRKVDNNRLTINQPSSVSESKSHGSRIEAYIEGTEDGKMIKSLRRKPGINYGKYEKSSEDESEPEQNPFVRPSLPKGVIRGCEACLNCQRVTARWRPEEACRPDLEDAPVFYPTEEEFEDTLTYMASIRTKAEAYGICRIVPPASWKPPCPLKEKYIWENSKFATRIQRIDKLQNRNSMRKMWKVNHHKKKKRRRCSKTGVDLGNGSVDIRTPDEAAIFEERFGFEPGPEFSLDAFQKYADDFKAQYFRQNEGQCEPSLENIEGEFWRMVEKPTEEIEVLYGADLETGVFGSGFPKHGHQVGSSDPKYVNAGWNLNNFPRLPGSVLTYESSDISGVLVPWLYIGMCFSSFCWHVEDHHLYSLNYMHFGAPKMWYGVPGADALKLEAAMRKNLPDLFEEQPDLLHKLVTQLSPSILKSEGVPVYRCVQNPGEFVLTFPRAYHAGFNCGFNCAEAVNVAPVDWLPHGQNAIELYREQGRKTSISHDKLLLGAARDAVKAHWELNLLRKNTSTNLRWKDVCGKDGILSKALKNRVEMERVRREFLCNSSQALKMESTFDATNERECSVCFFDLHLSAAGCHHCSPDKYACLNHAKQLCTCSWGAKFFLFRYDINELNVLVDALEGKLSAIYRWARQDLGLALSSYVNKERQVAGLVGKLSCKTEVPVLKETITGSPIASIKKEKDDGNANLLTRASDITLSLHKNKQSREPLALESIKASSMPDNSSHGIKGAKNGFQSKSEESVKLVPDNRAPVLALESIKASSTAGNSSHGIKGPKNGIQRKSEESIKLVPGYRNTVCQLSVEGGSCSKKLPTDKHEAKGSSGLGDGDVILLSDDEGEEMNRSVLLGDTVDKRTMSMGSSAKPVSTTSINDEKVTGDRISGSSSSESIKVEDNAKDLIHQRLDQETHSSLGGSSVIMDLDKHAQGSQATKGTSGCSIILRDADACPKPPQPCDSKPNKEDNQNKETECPQPLSSDSPVSQNNLDRYFRQKGPRIAKVVRRINCNVEPLDYGVVQPGKLWCDNRAIYPKGFRSRVRYIDVLDPANMCYYVSEVLDAGRDGPLFMVSLEHCSNEVFVHLSAVRCWDMVRERVNQEITKQHKLGKLKLPPLQPPGSLDGMEMFGFSSPAIIQVIQAMDQNQVCSEYWKSRPMMQRAPSASVNGLKLNIKSEISNDLAGADTVLSGLIKKANSEELHALYTLLKTNNLTPNQGLMTRLLNEEIDKRGR is encoded by the exons TCATCAATTCCGCCTGGTTTTGAGTCACTTGCACCCTTCACCTTAAGAAAGGTGGATAATAATAGACTCACGATTAATCAGCCATCCTCAGTGAGCGAATCAAAATCGCATGGAAGTCGGATAGAAGCATATATTGAAGGTACCGAAGATGGAAAGATGATTAAGTCACTTAGGCGTAAACCTGGGATAAACTACGGGAAGTATGAGAAAAGCTCAGAAGATGAATCCGAACCCGAACAG AATCCCTTTGTAAGGCCGTCACTTCCAAAAGGAGTCATCCGTGGATGTGAAGCGTGTCTCAATTGCCAAAGG GTAACTGCGAGATGGAGGCCAGAGGAAGCTTGTAGGCCTGATCTCGAGGATGCTCCGGTGTTCTATCCAACTGAAGAG GAATTTGAAGATACCCTGACATATATGGCTAGCATACGCACCAAAGCAGAGGCATATGGAATTTGTCGCATAGTACCGCCTGCTTCATGGAAACCTCCATGCCCTCTTAAGGAAAAATATATATGGGAGAACTCCAAATTTGCTACCCGTATACAGAGGATTGACAAACTTCAGAATCGAAATTCGATGAGAAAGATGTGGAAAGTTAATCatcataagaagaagaaaagaagaagatgcTCAAAAACCGGAGTAGACTTGGGTAATGGTAGTGTTGACATTAGGACCCCTGATGAAGCTGCTATTTTTGAGGAGAGGTTTGGATTTGAACCTGGTCCAGAGTTTAGTCTGGACGCATTTCAGAAATATGCTGATGATTTTAAGGCCCAGTACTTCAGGCAGAATGAAGGGCAGTGTGAGCCTTCATTGGAGAACATTGAGGGTGAATTTTGGCGGATGGTCGAGAAACCTACTGAAGAGATCGAG GTTCTTTATGGGGCTGACTTGGAAACTGGAGTATTTGGCAGTGGGTTCCCTAAACATGGCCATCAAGTTGGCTCTTCTGACCCGAAGTATGTAAACGCAGGATGGAACTTAAATAACTTCCCTAGGCTTCCAGGTTCTGTTCTTACATATGAGAGCAGCGACATATCTGGTGTTTTGGTGCCTTGGCTTTATATAGGAATGTGCTTTTCATCATTCTGTTGG CATGTTGAAGATCACCATTTGTACTCATTAAATTATATGCATTTTGGGGCTCCAAAAATGTGGTATGGTGTGCCTGGAGCAGATGCGTTGAAATTGGAGGCTGCTATGAGGAAGAACTTGCCTGATCTCTTTGAAGAGCAGCCCGACCTGCTTCACAAGCTG GTTACACAACTATCTCCCTCAATATTGAAGTCTGAGGGAGTTCCAGTTTATCGGTGTGTCCAAAATCCTGGAGAGTTTGTTTTGACCTTCCCAAGAGCTTATCATGCTGGTTTCAATTGTGGCTTCAATTGTGCTGAAGCAGTAAATGTTGCTCCTGTCGATTGGTTACCTCATGGGCAGAATGCGATTGAGCTTTACCGTGAGCAGGGCCGGAAAACTTCCATATCCCATGATAAACTGTTACTGGGGGCAGCTCGAGATGCAGTCAAAGCACACTGGGAACTTAATTTACTGAGGAAGAATACCTCAACTAATTTACGATGGAAAGATGTTTGTGGAAAAGATGGAATTTTGTCAAAAGCACTAAAG AACCGTGTTGAGATGGAGAGAGTGAGGAGGGAGTTTCTTTGCAATTCTTCACAGGCACTAAAGATGGAGAGCACTTTTGATGCTACTAATGAGAGGGAATGTAGTGTATGTTTTTTCGATCTACACCTGTCCGCCGCCGGCTGTCATCATTGTTCGCCGGATAAATATGCATGCTTGAACCATGCAAAACAACTGTGCACTTGTTCCTGGGGTGCCAAATTTTTCCTCTTCCGTTATGACATCAATGAGTTAAATGTACTAGTTGACGCTTTAGAAGGGAAATTGAGTGCAATTTATCGATGGGCCAGGCAAGATCTTGGATTGGCTTTGAGTTCTTACGTAAACAAAGAGAGGCAAGTTGCAGGGCTTGTTGGTAAGTTATCCTGTAAAACTGAGGTACCGGTGCTAAAAGAGACAATCACAGGATCCCCTATAGCTTccataaaaaaggaaaaggatgATGGAAATGCAAATCTCTTGACAAGGGCCAGCGATATTACTTTATCATTGCATAAAAATAAACAATCCAGGGAACCATTAGCTTTGGAATCAATTAAGGCATCCTCTATGCCTGACAACTCTTCTCATGGAATTAAGGGAGCAAAGAATGGCTTCCAGAGCAAAAGTGAAGAATCTGTAAAGTTGGTTCCTGATAATAGAGCTCCAGTTTTGGCTTTGGAATCAATCAAGGCATCCTCTACCGCTGGCAATTCTTCTCATGGAATTAAGGGGCCGAAGAATGGCATCCAGAGGAAAAGTGAAGAATCCATAAAGTTGGTTCCTGGTTATAGAAATACAGTTTGTCAACTTTCTGTGGAGGGTGGGTCATGTAGTAAGAAATTACCGACAGATAAGCATGAAGCGAAGGGCTCTTCAGGTCTTGGTGATGGTGATGTGATCCTTCTCAGTGATGATGAGGGAGAGGAGATGAACAGATCAGTTCTTTTGGGAGATACTGTGGATAAACGTACAATGAGCATGGGTAGCAGTGCTAAACCTGTCTCAACAACATCCATTAATGATGAGAAGGTTACCGGAGACAGAATTAGTGGTTCATCTAGTTCAGAGAGCATAAAAGTTGAGGATAATGCAAAAGATTTAATACATCAGAGACTTGATCAAGAAACACATTCTTCCCTTGGAGGTTCTTCTGTAATTATGGATCTTGATAAACATGCCCAAGGTTCTCAGGCTACAAAAGGGACTTCTGGATGTAGTATCATTTTAAGAGATGCAGATGCTTGTCCCAAGCCCCCACAGCCATGTGACTCTAAACCAAATAAAGAAGATAACCAAAATAAGGAAACGGAGTGTCCACAACCTTTATCAAGTGACTCTCCCGTCTCTCAAAACAATTTGGACAGATATTTTCGTCAGAAAGGTCCTCGTATTGCAAAAGTCGTGAGGAGAATCAATTGCAATGTGGAACCTCTAGATTATGGAGTTGTTCAGCCTGGCAAGCTATGGTGCGACAATCGGGCTATTTACCCCAAGG GATTCAGGAGCCGGGTCAGATATATTGATGTTTTAGATCCAGCAAATATGTGCTACTACGTTTCTGAAGTTCTGGATGCAGGGCGAGATGGGCCATTGTTTATG GTCTCGTTAGAGCATTGTTCGAATGAAGTTTTTGTTCATTTATCCGCTGTCAGATGCTGGGACATGGTCCGGGAGAGAGTGAATCAAGAAATAACAAAGCAACATAAGTTGGGAAAACTGAAGCTTCCTCCTTTGCAGCCACCTGGAAGTCTTGATGGCATGGAAATGTTTGGTTTTTCTTCACCTGCAATTATACAG GTAATTCAAGCTATGGATCAAAATCAAGTGTGTTCAGAATATTGGAAATCTCGACCTATGATGCAGAGAGCACCATCCGCATCTGTTAACGGTTTGAAACTCAATATAAAATCCGAGATCTCAAATGATCTTGCCGGAGCTGATACAGTACTCAGTGGCCTGATTAAGAAGGCAAACTCTGAAGAACTTCATGCATTGTACACACTTCTCAAAACCAATAATTTGACCCCTAATCAAGGTTTAATGACTCGGCTTCTTAACGAAGAGATTGATAAGCGAGGAAGATGA